The nucleotide window ACATCTATCTGTTCTGATGAACTGAACACGAAGTCTGCATATTTAAGGTTAACTGCTTTTCTAACCTCGGTGTGTTTAAAATCACCATAGATGTATTCATGGTCTTGTTTTTTTAATAAATCGATGTTATCGGTTTGACGGTCAACAACAACAACTTCTGGATACTCTTTCTTTAGTAAGGGAACAACTGCTTCAGCAAGTTCATCATAACCAACAACAACTGCATGGTTTCTATACTCCCTTATCTCAGTATCTTTACGGCCTGGAGAATCAAAAACACTGAATAAATGCTCAACTTCTTTATAGATCTCTCGGTTGTAGTTGATTACATAGGTTGAAGCACTCATTGTAATCAACGCCATTAAACTGAGGTAACCAAGAATTTCAGCTTCTATAAATCCTTGCTGCAATGCAAGTGCACCCACCACCAGAGAAAATTCACTTACCTGAATCATGTTTACACTGCCTAAGAAAGAGGTTTCAATAGAGAAGTTCTCCCTCCATATTAGATAAAACATGATCCAGAAATTACCAACAACCAAAACGATAGAGGCAACTACCGCTTCAAACCAATAGTAGAACAGTTCATCTGCAGCTATTTGAAGCCCAATACTGCTGAAAAACACAAGAATGAAGAAATCTGTTAAAGGTTTCATTCTGTCTTGAAGTTCATCGCTGTAAGGAAGTTGCGCTAGGCTTAAACCGGCTAAGAAAGCTCCAACCTCAATAGATAGATCGAAAAACTCTGAAATATAAATGAAGAGAAATGCCCAAGACAATGCTATTATAAAGAAAATATCTTTTTGGTCGGCAATTCTCTTAAACAACTTTGGCAATAGATATCTCGAAGAAGCAATAGAAGCTAAACCAACCGCTGAAATCAACAAAAATATCTGGCCAAGACTTAAAGCAATCTCATTAGGGTTAGCGAGGTTTTCAGCACCTAATAAAGCCAGAACAATAACCAGATATATATCTTGAACAATCAAAACACCCACATCGATTTTACCAGGCAAGGTTGTAATCTCTTCTTTATCTGTTAATATTTTAACAATAATAGGTGTGGCACCGAAAACAGTTGCCAACGCAATTATAACAACCTCAATAAGAGTAAAACCAAGAACCCAAGCAATAGCAAAAGCAAGAGCAGTCTGCAAAACAGTCTGCCCAACCGATATATTAATAATAGGTCTTAATATCTCTTTAATATCTTTAAAACGAAACTTCAAACCCAATAGAAACAAAAGAAAACCAAGACCCAGCTCTGCCATAACCTCAACCAAACCCTCTTCCGTAACTATATCAAACAAAACTGGACCTAAAATCACACCCGTCAAGATATAAGCTACAATTGTCGGTTGCTTCAACTTCTGCGCTATAACACCAATAAGAGTGGCTCCAACCACAACAATTGCGAAATCCGTTAAATAAGCTATCTCAACAGGCATCAAACACCATCCATAAACAAACCGACAAGCAAAATTATTTCTAAACCCAGTTAACTTTTATGAGAGTTTGAGAAAGCAGTAAGTCCCCTCCTCTTCAGGGAGAAAACGATGTCACACCCTACCACCCCAAAAACCCCAATAAATCAAGTATTTTTGTAATAAAAAAATAACAAGAATTAAGAGTATAAAGAACATATCTAGTAATGAATTATGAATATGAAGAAAAATTTATTTATGGCAATAACAGTCGTTGCCGTATCACT belongs to Methanonatronarchaeum sp. AMET-Sl and includes:
- a CDS encoding cation:proton antiporter — protein: MPVEIAYLTDFAIVVVGATLIGVIAQKLKQPTIVAYILTGVILGPVLFDIVTEEGLVEVMAELGLGFLLFLLGLKFRFKDIKEILRPIINISVGQTVLQTALAFAIAWVLGFTLIEVVIIALATVFGATPIIVKILTDKEEITTLPGKIDVGVLIVQDIYLVIVLALLGAENLANPNEIALSLGQIFLLISAVGLASIASSRYLLPKLFKRIADQKDIFFIIALSWAFLFIYISEFFDLSIEVGAFLAGLSLAQLPYSDELQDRMKPLTDFFILVFFSSIGLQIAADELFYYWFEAVVASIVLVVGNFWIMFYLIWRENFSIETSFLGSVNMIQVSEFSLVVGALALQQGFIEAEILGYLSLMALITMSASTYVINYNREIYKEVEHLFSVFDSPGRKDTEIREYRNHAVVVGYDELAEAVVPLLKKEYPEVVVVDRQTDNIDLLKKQDHEYIYGDFKHTEVRKAVNLKYADFVFSSSEQIDVNKQILEEVKPETICVFEASNSNDAEKLREVGADLVVIPKELSGEMMGEYLKMYIKNRSHFNEIIQRDLNRIKGETDGY